The following is a genomic window from Bactrocera tryoni isolate S06 chromosome 2, CSIRO_BtryS06_freeze2, whole genome shotgun sequence.
ttttgttttacttttgataaattaattttttctcaacttttcaGATACTTTTTCCGAATGATCAATAACTAAGGCAAATTAGTTACACATATAGTAGCATACTACTATAAGaagaaaatagtaagactttgtttataattttaaaattcttaatttattattcaaaatttattttacaaatagcttCCCGCAATCGAAAGCATTGTTACACAGATGTTAACGCGACggtgttttttcgaaaaaaaactttcgatATCAGAACCAATcgcgctttcacttttcttaggcccataTGAAACGTCAAAATGGGTTTCATCGATCCTTCTGATATACTATAAAAGTATATAAGATCGTCGCGGGTTATGATTTCTTGGTTCAGTGTTATGGGAGCGCGCTTCAAAGATGGACTCGCCAAGAGAAACTATGCTACATTTTACCGTTTTCCttcgataaaggcaaaaagcaGGCCAGTCGGCTGAAAATCTAAATAGTTTTCGTGATTCTGGCACTCTAATTGTCAATCACATGCAGCTTTGGTTCCATTCTTTACCTTCGGGTTAAACTGGTGTCAAAGTAAAGCAATTTCTGAAGACCTTCCGATAATAATGACAAAATGATGGAAATCGTCGGACTATTTCGATTATCTAGCAgctaaatattgcacaaaatataGTTTACCCATATATGGTTGGATATAAGCTCGATGTACCACACGAGTTGACAAAAAAACTTCATACACCAAATTTCAATCTGCCAATTGCGGATGAATCGCAACAAAACCAATCAATTTCGCAACGTAATGGCGCATGTGATGAGCTTAGGGTCATTTGCGACAATGTCAACTGAAAACGATCCGGGTTGAGTCACCATGAGCTGGCGCAACGGGTGGCTAAGCCAGAATTTTACTGTGTATTTGGTAAATTTGGCAGACAATAATCTACCATGAGCAGCTTCGACAGCTTAACTCTTACTTCGagtatgtaaagtctaaaaaaaCCAATTACCCAGGGTCTATCAGCTTCGGCCATTAAACAAATACATTGATAGTGTCTCGCTAGAAGTTCCGATTTGGTTGAGAGGTACTTACGGTGCTCGCGTAAGAATCCCCTTAAGAGAAGTTGTAAATGGCGGTCAAAAGTCGAATTAGAAGCCGTATTTCACAGCGCTCCAAATTAAGTTctcatgaaattttttctgttgaACAGCAGCAAAGATAGTCCTTTGTTGCGTTAATAATCTACTATCAATATGCTAAGGATAGCTATGTGAGGCTAGGATATATCAATGAGCTTCATGTCTTTATGAATGTTAAATGTGTTAATTCGTATTAAAAGGTCTCTTGAAGGTTTCAATTCTGCTCTGAAAATAAAGCCCGCAACaattttgcatttgtatttaCTACAATATAATGACTTTTTAGACTATTGGTGAATACGTGAtctaatgaatattttcaaagaaataaattaactcCCTAAACTGCTAGATCACTGTAGTTTATTTCAAGCAGAAGTAGCAACAATTGGTAGCAACAGATTTTCTGCCCCGAAATGCAGATTTTTTGCAGGGAGTTATGCGTTCCTATGGCAGAGGGATTAAGCTCACCGACAGTGCGCCTAAAGTTGGTCAGGAAGTGTATAGGCTTGTTAGTAATAGCATCCAGCCAAAGATGATGAGCTTGCAATAGAAGTAAATTCAATAAGCATGAGAACGAGCTCGTGCTCCGCTGTCCTCTTGCTATCTGGCTTCAGAACTACTTGTGCCAATCTTACTCGCTTACCAAGCTTGCTTTAAGCAAGGTTCATCTCTCCGGATTGataaaaattctaactgtaCACTATCTTTTTGGTAATCATGCGATGAGATTAAAGATTTTGAAGCACGCAAAAAAAAGTGAGGTGAAAACATCTAGACACTATCTTCCCCACTGTCCAACTGCTACTAGACTACGGTCAAGGCATCTCGGTTGTTGAGCCTGGCAAATCTGCTGCTATTGATATTAGCCGTCTCAATAAATTTGCGATTTGATACCGTTTTATTGACctatacgtatgtgtgtatgagttGTCCGCATCACAGGGAACTCACGCTTCTAGCTGTTCAAGTGAGATTTTTGATAGCTAGACGATTATCGGCCTGAGATTCTGCGACAAGTGGCGAGATGTTACATTTTTACTGTCGCATGTTTtggtcttcttctttattggcgtagacaccggttAAGCCATAATAGCCGCATCGGATTGGAGgtttattttctgaaaatttattttaaggaaTACAAGActgttataaatataatattttttctttcatttagcACAAAAACCGGTTCAAACTCTGACATCGTGTACTCTTGAACTTGCACTGAATTATTTATGCACTCACTTGTTCAAACTTTCCCGCTGACTCTTTCACACCGCCTAACATGTTTTATACGCCAATTGAGATCATCACACATCATTCACTTTCAATTACCAGGTAATtgattatataattaaataaacacaaaacaGCTACAAAACTTCAACATAAACTTGCAGCTATAAGCGCCGAAAGTATCGAAATTATTATAAGCAATTTGAATACAATTTGTTGGCAATTGAAATGTTGCACACAATGTTGCCGTCATTGTGTGCGGAGCGTGCACCTGATGGCTCTAAAAATTGCTACAAAATAGCGGCAGCAGCAATAAAATTGCGCACAAAAAGGGTGTTGAAAACGGCGGCAGCAGCAATTAAacgcaaatatttgcaaagtcAAAAGGGGGATTAGCAGATGAGGGCATTCGCGGCTAttggtatgtatttttataccccgCATAGATTGCAATGAAGTTTGTAGCATCCATAAGGTAACGTCGGAGATCATATAAACAaaaagtatatgtaaatatatgcatgaatatataaataattagcaAGGCGAGATGAGTCGTTTTAGCCTTATTTTaggtctgtctgtatatacacgaagagatatcgatcagaaattttattcacattattttctcataaagaAACTGTTTATCtgttggaactgccgatatcggaccactataacatatagctgccatacaaactgaacgataagaatcaagtgcttgtatggaaaactttttgatttaacgagatatcttcgggaaatttggcacagattattttgaaagttcatGCCACAATCTCCGgcgaaattgttcagatcgagctgctatagcatataggtgccatacaaactgacccatcaaattcaaattattgtatggaaaacttttgtatttaccgagatatcttcacaaaacttgGCATGAGTTATTGTCTAAGGTAACAGTGCAaactcagaagaaattgttcagatcgaactactatagcctatagctgccctacaaaccggtccatcaaaatcaaattcttgtatggagaacttttgaatttgaagagatatcttcacgaaattttgcacagattattttcaaaGGTAACGCTACATtatgcaaagaaattgttcaggtcgaactactatagcatatagctgccatacaaactaaccgatcaaaatcaagtggaGGTAAGAAATATTTGGTTATCGTGAAGGGTAtttcagtatgtttgtgtgtatttatgtaaattttgttaGCACTTACCGATATCGAGCGCATAACAGAAAGCACCGCCGCTACCACGTCCGCCGCGCCGTCCATGCCAACTGCTGCAGCTCAATAAAATCAAAGTCAATGTCAGCCAacataaagttttatttttattaacaccATGACGCTTAATGCGGcaataacttttcaaataatttgttgCGCAATACGAACAACGGCTAAACAGCAAAGCGAATGCGCCGCGGCAGTTGGCTTTCGGCAACTCctcctgctgctgctgttgcaatttaaatgaattcaattgtcgaatttttattGTAGccattttatgatattttccGTTTTCGTTTGACTTTCCGCATTTACTGTTCGCTgaactttagttttttttttgttttgtttttgcgccACCTTCCCTATTTGGCGTTTTTATGCGCGCACACTTTGTAGTTAGTTGTCCAGCAAAAGGTTGCCACccaattgtttttgtatattgAATGTGGCATGAACGAATGCGAAAGGTTGATTGTTtagttcttgttgttattgttctttGCTGATgttatgattatttttgttgttgttgttattttctttactgttgttgttttgatttttgttgcttttgttgtttttgttattatatttgttgttgttgttatttttgtagttgcTGTCCCCGCTGTCCGAGGCcaatgtcaatgttgcgtatatTTTTGTTACGGCTACCACAGTTGTTTctgttgctgttgcagttgTTCCAGCCCTGCACGTAGTTTTCGCTTGAACGGTTGcagtaacatttaaaataacGGCACGCTAGCGGCATAACGTTTTAACTGGCAACTAGTAAGTATGCTATAGCAATTCGTTCGTCGATTTTCAGCGTGAACTTTGCACAAATGtcgaattaatttaattagattGTGTATTGGTACATTAAGGTGGGCGGGTGGTATGCAAAACGCTTAACACAAGTAGCTTATTTTAGTCTAAAGCGCTTCGAATAGTTGTTATGTGATTACTGCGCCATGTTGCACGTGAATGCCTGAAAGTGAAGAGAAAGGgggagagagaaagagaggcagtgtttattttcgaatattataatgaaataagTCTGAGTCTATTGCACAGATAAGtgtataagcaatcgataataataggttaggttaggcgtGGTTATATGGTCGATCCTAAAAGGGATCTCATTTCGACACTTTATAACGTCGATAGGTTGTGGTATCCATAACGTAGGTATCGATAATAATATTAACTAATAAAAGCTCTACTAAGTTGTAAGTTTTCAAATCATATTCCGGGAATAGGAGTTAGTTCCAAATACACAACTTTCCTGAGATTTACAGTTAAATCTTTCTTTCGGATGTTAGATAAATAGAACACTTAAAAGCTTTTTATGAGGAGTACACATACTGTTCCTCTATATAACTCGATTAACACACTTTCATTAAAAAGATCGTGAAGAACAAAATTGTAGTactaggttgtcaaatatctcccttccgactttttgtttgttgaattttgcggctatgtattatataaagcgttacagagctcgtatctggcaatgctactcttgacataacctacaaaacgacgctatgcatgattagtttggatattgcgttcaacagttaaagacgtgtaaacatggagttcactaacgccgaaattcgcgcaattttaaagttttccttcattaaggcaaatccgctagagaaacgttcggTGAGATTAAtagtgttttgggggatggtactgtatcacttcgaactgcggaagaatagtttcgacgattcagagctgGTGAAAATGACACCATGGATAAGTCAGCCAGCGGAAGATCTGTGAcaacgaataccgatcaaatcatggaaaacatcgtgttagaccggcatgtgacatctcgtgacatcgcccagaagatgggagctagtcaccaaaccattttaaacgatctgcagaaggctggatatacaaaaaagcttgatgtttgggtgccgcatgatttgacgcaaaacaACCTTCTGggccgaatcaacgcctgcgatatgctgctgaaacgggtcgaactcgacccatttttgaagcggatggtgactggcgccGAAAAATtaatcacatacgacaatatcaagtgaaaacggtcgtggtcgaaggccggtgaatcgtcccaaaaaGTGGTTAAGCCgcgattgacggccaggaaggttttgctgaatgcttggtgggattggaaggtaATCATCCAccatgagctgctcccatattgCCAGACGCTTCCAATgttaccatctactgcgaacaactggaccgctagaagcaggcgatcgaccaaaagcgtccagaattggctaACAGGATGGGtatagtgttccaccaggacaacgccagaccataCACTTCGTTGTAGACTCGTCAGAAACTACGGTAGCTTGGATGGGAGgatttatcgcatccaccatatagcccggacatagcgccaagtgattaccatctgttcctgtccatggcgaacgctcTTCTTGGTGTagagttgaactcaaaagaggcttctGAAAAGTGGCTGTTCGAGTTCTTCGCATCGTAGGAGGGGCGCTTTTGCGatgggggtattatgaagttgccgtctagatggaaacagattacgAACGCAACgccgcatatttgaactaaatccgatcactgtaacactttttacaaAGCATTGAATAATGAGCAAAAagggaagggagatatttgacaacctaatattacaTGTAACAATAAAGATAGGTTAAAATGTTTGCCTAAATGCAGATCCAACTAAAGCCAGCTAAGAACTCCAGTTAAGTTAATACCAAAGTACTCCAAAGTATTGATCAAAAGTACTCTCAAAAATCTGCGAAATGCTTTGATTTTGCCACTAACTTGTTGAGGTGGCTAAAATAAATTCCGACTATTTCC
Proteins encoded in this region:
- the LOC120768840 gene encoding uncharacterized protein LOC120768840, giving the protein MATIKIRQLNSFKLQQQQQEELPKANCRGAFALLFSRCSYCATNYLKSYCRIKRHGVNKNKTLCWLTLTLILLSCSSWHGRRGGRGSGGAFCYALDIGTCKQPLGMESGAIADTQITASSAHDMGNVGPQHASCAHLQQQQAEPQ